The Streptococcus sp. S5 genome contains a region encoding:
- a CDS encoding GNAT family N-acetyltransferase → MMIRSITPADQEQLLLLEEELHDNEEKKHKATLEEALGSKEAISLLAEQAGDAVAYLLATEDQPLKGDLIVLRLAVRAAFQGQGYGSILIAALKDLAVQKEKEAIWIDCPEDLLSYFSQQGFRDEAESDRGVHMVWER, encoded by the coding sequence ATGATGATTCGATCAATCACCCCAGCTGATCAAGAACAGTTGCTGTTGCTAGAAGAAGAACTTCATGACAATGAAGAAAAGAAGCACAAGGCCACTCTTGAGGAAGCGCTAGGTTCGAAGGAAGCCATTTCTTTGCTTGCAGAGCAGGCGGGGGATGCTGTGGCTTACTTGTTGGCGACAGAAGACCAGCCTTTAAAAGGAGACCTAATTGTATTGCGACTAGCAGTGAGAGCAGCCTTTCAAGGTCAAGGCTATGGCTCTATTTTGATCGCTGCTTTAAAGGATCTAGCTGTTCAAAAGGAAAAGGAAGCCATTTGGATCGATTGCCCAGAAGACTTGCTATCTTATTTTTCCCAGCAAGGATTTCGAGATGAAGCTGAGTCTGATCGAGGTGTCCATATGGTTTGGGAACGATAG
- a CDS encoding cystathionine gamma-synthase — MTEKYFPQVGDNELMLKEMPHMNLYDETDLISNITGDYVDKNYLEWQPIAENTKPKHPYHQPLEEPLPKRRPVRKPDFKEPIDKKSPANRYAEEARERAREDLKKKRTAPYLTTDPAATTSKRKKPFISERKPGQPTAPFQKENPGELLKYSKRLRQDQLILAEFESAGEPEVAEPTEKKNNYDFLKTSQIYNKDQHKLKPQPIKQELDLTHLDQE, encoded by the coding sequence ATGACAGAAAAATATTTTCCTCAAGTAGGGGATAATGAGTTGATGTTAAAAGAGATGCCCCACATGAACCTGTATGATGAAACAGACTTGATTAGTAACATTACAGGCGACTATGTGGATAAAAATTATTTGGAATGGCAACCGATTGCTGAAAACACCAAACCTAAGCATCCTTACCATCAACCACTAGAAGAGCCCCTACCGAAAAGACGGCCAGTAAGAAAACCTGATTTTAAAGAGCCGATTGATAAAAAAAGTCCTGCCAACCGTTATGCAGAGGAAGCGAGAGAGCGTGCGCGTGAAGATCTGAAAAAGAAACGCACAGCCCCCTATCTGACAACGGATCCAGCAGCTACTACAAGTAAGCGGAAAAAACCGTTTATTTCAGAACGGAAACCTGGTCAGCCAACGGCTCCCTTCCAAAAGGAAAATCCGGGTGAATTATTGAAATATAGCAAACGATTACGACAAGATCAGTTGATCCTTGCAGAGTTCGAATCTGCAGGAGAACCAGAAGTGGCAGAACCGACTGAAAAGAAAAACAATTATGATTTCTTAAAGACTAGCCAAATATACAATAAAGATCAGCACAAGTTGAAACCACAGCCAATCAAACAAGAATTGGATTTAACCCATCTAGATCAAGAATAA
- the murC gene encoding UDP-N-acetylmuramate--L-alanine ligase encodes MSNTYHFIGIKGAGMSALALMLHQMGHTVQGSDVEKYYFTQRGLEQAGIQIYPFDVKNLEGDKILIAGNAFRPDNNVEIAYADEHGLTYKRYHEFLGEFMRDFVSMGVAGAHGKTSTTGMLSHVLSNITDTSYLIGDGTGRGSAAAKYFVFESDEYERHFMPYHPEYSIITNIDFDHPDYFTSLEDVFNAFNDYAKQISKGLFIYGEDKELRRITSSAPIYYYGFDKETNDFVASNLLRSTTGSTFNVHFRGEDLGQFHIPTFGRHNIMNATAVIGLLYIAGFDLDLVREHLKTFAGVKRRFTEKVVNGTVIIDDFAHHPTEIIATLDAARQKYPSKEIVAIFQPHTFTRTIALLDEFAEALNQADAVYLAQIYGSAREVDHGDVKVEDLEAKIVKRSAIITAENVSPLLDHDNAVYVFMGAGDIQTYEYSFERLLSSLTHSVQ; translated from the coding sequence ATGTCTAATACATACCATTTTATTGGAATTAAAGGAGCAGGGATGAGTGCTTTAGCCCTCATGCTTCACCAAATGGGACATACGGTTCAAGGGTCAGATGTTGAGAAGTATTACTTTACGCAACGTGGCTTGGAACAAGCAGGAATTCAAATTTATCCATTTGATGTGAAAAATTTGGAAGGCGACAAGATCCTCATTGCTGGGAATGCTTTCCGTCCAGATAACAATGTGGAAATTGCTTATGCAGATGAGCATGGCCTAACCTATAAACGCTACCATGAATTCCTTGGTGAATTTATGCGTGACTTCGTCAGCATGGGGGTTGCCGGAGCACACGGAAAAACCTCAACAACAGGGATGCTTTCGCATGTCTTATCAAATATCACTGATACCAGTTATTTGATTGGTGACGGGACAGGTCGTGGCTCTGCAGCAGCCAAATACTTTGTATTTGAATCAGATGAGTATGAACGCCACTTTATGCCTTACCATCCGGAATACAGCATCATCACCAATATTGACTTCGACCATCCAGACTATTTCACGAGCTTGGAAGATGTCTTTAATGCCTTTAACGATTATGCCAAACAAATCAGCAAAGGCCTCTTCATCTACGGAGAAGACAAAGAATTGCGTCGGATTACCTCATCAGCACCAATTTATTACTATGGTTTTGATAAGGAGACGAACGATTTTGTGGCAAGCAACTTGCTTCGTTCAACGACTGGTTCAACCTTCAACGTTCATTTCCGTGGAGAAGATTTGGGGCAATTCCATATTCCAACTTTTGGTCGCCACAACATCATGAATGCCACAGCAGTCATTGGTTTGCTTTACATTGCAGGATTTGACTTAGATTTAGTCCGCGAGCATTTGAAGACCTTTGCTGGAGTGAAACGTCGCTTTACTGAAAAAGTAGTCAATGGAACAGTGATCATCGATGACTTTGCGCACCATCCAACGGAAATTATTGCAACCTTGGATGCAGCCCGTCAAAAATACCCAAGTAAAGAGATTGTGGCTATTTTCCAACCACATACCTTTACACGGACCATTGCCTTGTTGGATGAATTTGCTGAAGCCTTGAATCAAGCAGATGCTGTTTACTTGGCACAGATCTATGGTTCTGCACGGGAAGTCGATCACGGCGATGTGAAAGTTGAAGATTTGGAAGCAAAAATTGTCAAACGTTCAGCGATTATTACAGCTGAGAATGTTTCTCCTCTTCTTGACCATGATAATGCAGTCTATGTCTTTATGGGAGCAGGAGATATTCAAACCTATGAATACTCATTTGAGCGTTTATTATCTAGTTTGACACATAGTGTACAATAA
- the der gene encoding ribosome biogenesis GTPase Der, whose protein sequence is MALPTIAIVGRPNVGKSTLFNRIAGERISIVEDVEGVTRDRIYATAEWLNRKFSIIDTGGIDDVDAPFMEQIKHQAEIAMDEADVIVFVVSGKEGITDADEYVTRILYKTHKPVILAVNKVDNPEMRNDIYDFYALGLGEPLPVSSVHGIGTGDVLDAIIENLPNDTEEENPDIIKFSLIGRPNVGKSSLINAILGEDRVIASPVAGTTRDAIDTHFTDADGQEFTMIDTAGMRKSGKIYENTEKYSVMRAMRAIDRSDVVLMVINAEEGIREYDKRIAGFAHEAGKGMIIVVNKWDTIEKDNHTMKQWEDDIRDQFQYLSYAPIVFVSALTKQRLHKLPEMIKQISESQNTRIPSAVLNDVIMDAIAINPTPTDKGKRLKIFYATQVATKPPTFVVFVNEEELMHFSYLRFLENQIRKAFVFEGTPIHLIARKRK, encoded by the coding sequence ATGGCCCTACCAACTATTGCGATTGTAGGCCGTCCCAATGTCGGAAAATCTACACTCTTTAACCGGATTGCCGGTGAGCGGATTTCCATCGTTGAGGATGTAGAAGGAGTCACTCGTGACCGCATTTATGCAACAGCTGAGTGGTTGAATCGAAAATTTAGTATCATCGATACGGGGGGAATTGATGACGTAGATGCCCCATTTATGGAGCAAATCAAGCATCAGGCAGAAATTGCCATGGACGAAGCAGATGTGATCGTCTTTGTTGTTTCTGGAAAAGAAGGGATCACGGATGCGGATGAATATGTCACTCGTATCTTGTATAAGACCCATAAACCGGTGATTCTTGCAGTCAACAAGGTGGATAACCCAGAGATGCGCAATGATATCTATGACTTTTATGCCTTAGGACTGGGCGAGCCACTACCGGTATCCTCTGTCCACGGGATCGGAACTGGGGATGTGCTCGATGCCATCATCGAAAATCTTCCGAATGACACAGAAGAAGAAAATCCAGATATCATCAAATTTAGCTTGATTGGTCGCCCAAATGTTGGGAAATCAAGCTTGATCAATGCGATCCTTGGAGAAGACCGGGTCATCGCAAGCCCTGTTGCTGGAACTACACGGGATGCCATCGATACCCATTTTACCGATGCAGATGGCCAAGAATTTACCATGATCGATACAGCCGGTATGCGCAAATCTGGTAAAATCTATGAAAACACTGAGAAATATTCTGTCATGCGTGCCATGCGTGCCATCGACCGTTCAGATGTGGTTTTGATGGTTATCAATGCCGAAGAAGGGATTCGGGAGTATGACAAGCGGATCGCTGGCTTTGCTCATGAAGCTGGTAAAGGGATGATCATTGTTGTCAACAAATGGGATACTATTGAAAAAGACAACCATACCATGAAGCAGTGGGAAGATGACATTCGTGATCAATTCCAATACCTTTCTTATGCGCCGATTGTTTTTGTCTCTGCCTTAACCAAACAACGCTTGCACAAGTTGCCAGAGATGATCAAACAGATCAGTGAGAGTCAAAATACACGGATTCCTTCAGCTGTCTTGAACGATGTGATTATGGATGCCATTGCCATTAATCCAACTCCGACCGATAAAGGAAAACGCCTCAAGATCTTCTATGCGACACAAGTGGCAACCAAGCCGCCAACTTTTGTGGTCTTTGTTAACGAAGAAGAACTGATGCACTTCTCATACCTTCGTTTCTTGGAGAACCAAATTCGCAAGGCCTTTGTTTTTGAAGGAACTCCAATCCATTTGATTGCGCGGAAACGGAAGTAG
- the dnaI gene encoding primosomal protein DnaI, translating into MESVGQTMSHMNRARQFNYEDLVAQILADQEVAAFIKDQSLSEQEIRRSISKFNQYISERNRFLLGDPDYIAKGYKPILTMNEGYADVAYEETPELIEAQKRAAINQRLNLINLPSTLKEASLAKVELDDKGRFEAFEELANFVANYPEYQKGIYLYGDFGVGKSYMMAALAHDLSEKRQASTTLLHFPSFAIDVKNAISSGLVKETVDQVKKAEILILDDIGAEQMSAWVRDEILQVILQHRMQENLPTFFTSNFNFEELERHFAASRNGDETWQAKRVMERVKFLAKEIHLEGVNRR; encoded by the coding sequence ATGGAAAGTGTAGGTCAAACCATGTCTCACATGAACCGTGCGCGTCAATTTAACTATGAGGATTTGGTCGCACAGATCTTGGCAGACCAAGAAGTGGCTGCCTTTATCAAGGACCAGTCTTTGTCTGAACAAGAAATTCGACGGAGTATTTCAAAATTTAATCAATACATTAGTGAACGCAACCGTTTCTTATTGGGAGATCCGGATTATATTGCCAAAGGTTATAAGCCCATCCTCACCATGAATGAAGGCTATGCGGATGTCGCTTATGAGGAAACGCCAGAGTTAATCGAAGCCCAAAAACGAGCTGCGATCAACCAACGTCTCAACTTGATCAATCTCCCTTCAACCTTGAAAGAAGCGAGTCTAGCCAAGGTGGAACTCGATGATAAGGGGCGATTTGAGGCCTTTGAAGAATTAGCTAATTTTGTGGCCAACTATCCTGAATATCAAAAGGGGATCTACCTCTATGGTGATTTCGGAGTAGGAAAGAGCTACATGATGGCAGCCTTGGCTCATGATTTATCCGAAAAACGCCAGGCCTCTACTACCCTACTTCATTTTCCAAGTTTTGCTATCGATGTTAAAAATGCCATCAGTTCAGGCTTGGTCAAAGAAACCGTCGATCAGGTGAAAAAAGCCGAAATTTTAATTCTCGATGATATAGGTGCGGAACAGATGTCAGCCTGGGTGCGAGATGAAATCTTACAAGTGATTTTGCAGCACCGAATGCAGGAAAATCTCCCAACCTTCTTTACTTCTAACTTTAATTTTGAAGAGTTGGAACGTCATTTTGCAGCTTCGCGTAATGGAGATGAAACCTGGCAGGCCAAACGGGTCATGGAGCGCGTGAAATTTTTAGCCAAGGAAATCCATCTGGAAGGAGTCAATCGCCGATGA
- a CDS encoding GNAT family N-acetyltransferase, protein MKEKIHIRQAELQDLDAIERIELENFSEEEAIAREILKDHIEKIQTTFLVAECRGQILGYLEGPVRLERYLIDSSFSEVEDLSQLEQGFISITSLSIAKEAQGLGVGTLLLEAMKEIALKDNRQGINLTCHDYLIPYYEKQGFTNEGLSESQYAGEVWYNLVWENEKLD, encoded by the coding sequence ATGAAAGAAAAGATTCACATTAGACAGGCAGAGCTGCAGGATTTGGATGCCATCGAGCGTATTGAGCTTGAGAATTTCTCAGAAGAAGAAGCGATTGCGCGTGAGATTTTAAAAGATCACATCGAAAAGATTCAAACGACATTTCTTGTAGCAGAGTGCCGAGGTCAGATTTTAGGCTATTTAGAAGGACCTGTTAGACTGGAGCGCTATTTGATCGATTCCTCTTTTTCAGAGGTTGAAGATCTAAGTCAGTTAGAACAGGGCTTTATTTCCATTACGAGTCTATCCATTGCTAAAGAAGCTCAAGGACTGGGAGTGGGAACCCTTTTGCTTGAAGCGATGAAAGAGATTGCGTTGAAAGATAATCGCCAAGGGATCAATTTGACCTGTCATGATTATTTGATTCCTTATTATGAAAAGCAAGGATTTACCAATGAGGGTCTCTCAGAATCCCAATATGCGGGTGAAGTTTGGTACAATCTGGTCTGGGAAAATGAAAAACTTGATTAA
- a CDS encoding replication initiation and membrane attachment family protein: protein MKPNTPFAFLKNNLLPPAGAALEQYYLPILETETVAVYRYLLASYDQGEKQYLLAQILNHLNIGFPQLLLAFDRLIAMGLIDLYEEEVGITIQLHAPLASEQFFSNAVFKRLLEKKIGEKAVEDLLPARSLGTRRQVSFSQVFGLDAGEVTVLPSKKQQFDMEMFKRMMGRDGLRFVDEGEATLALFAIAEEQQWTWYETYLLAKETAVDRIVSPKRMKQKLAQASQEQPRMSYSRQEETILREAKAKSSLQFLAEIKKARNATITQSERKTLSKLADLGLLDEVINIILLLTFNKTQSANLNEKYALKVGNDFSYQGVNSAELAILKVRERQEQAKAQGNKGTSPTSAKGKNSNVPKWSQPNYQNQTSQAEKVDLAKEKQRLLEKLNQGGE from the coding sequence ATGAAGCCCAATACGCCTTTCGCATTTTTAAAAAATAATCTTCTTCCACCGGCAGGGGCTGCATTGGAGCAGTATTACCTGCCTATTTTGGAGACGGAAACAGTAGCAGTTTATCGTTATCTGCTCGCCTCTTATGATCAGGGTGAAAAACAATATTTACTTGCTCAAATCCTCAATCACTTAAATATAGGATTTCCACAGTTGCTACTCGCCTTTGATCGCTTAATTGCTATGGGGTTGATCGATCTCTATGAGGAAGAAGTTGGGATCACCATCCAGTTACATGCTCCTCTTGCCTCAGAACAATTTTTTTCGAATGCTGTTTTCAAACGCTTGCTTGAAAAAAAGATTGGGGAAAAGGCCGTGGAGGATCTGCTCCCAGCACGCTCTTTAGGGACTAGACGGCAAGTTTCCTTCTCGCAAGTCTTTGGACTAGATGCTGGGGAGGTGACTGTTCTTCCAAGTAAGAAACAGCAGTTTGATATGGAGATGTTTAAGCGAATGATGGGGCGTGATGGACTTCGTTTTGTGGATGAAGGAGAAGCAACCCTAGCCCTCTTTGCCATCGCAGAAGAGCAACAATGGACCTGGTATGAAACTTATCTTTTAGCGAAAGAAACAGCTGTAGACCGGATTGTCTCTCCAAAGAGAATGAAGCAAAAGTTGGCTCAGGCGAGCCAAGAGCAACCACGCATGTCCTATAGCCGTCAGGAAGAAACCATTCTGAGGGAAGCTAAGGCAAAATCCAGCCTACAATTTCTAGCAGAGATTAAGAAGGCGCGCAATGCGACCATTACGCAGAGCGAACGCAAGACATTATCCAAGTTAGCTGATCTAGGCTTACTAGACGAGGTGATCAATATTATCTTGTTGTTGACCTTTAACAAGACCCAGTCTGCTAATCTCAATGAAAAGTATGCTTTGAAGGTGGGAAATGATTTTTCTTATCAAGGGGTCAACAGTGCAGAACTAGCGATTTTAAAAGTTCGAGAACGCCAGGAACAAGCTAAAGCTCAAGGAAACAAGGGGACGAGTCCTACATCAGCCAAGGGCAAGAACAGCAATGTTCCCAAGTGGAGCCAACCAAACTATCAAAATCAAACCAGTCAAGCAGAAAAGGTGGATCTTGCTAAAGAGAAACAACGCCTATTAGAAAAACTGAATCAAGGAGGTGAGTAG
- a CDS encoding nitroreductase family protein translates to MNETIRLMKSHFSVRRFKEEAIKEADLKEILSAGQMASSWKNFQSYSVIVVKSKEKKEALYDFLPQEAIRQSAVFLLFVGDLNRAGKAVKLHEQDFHPEGVDNLLITSVDAALAAQNTLLAAESLGYGGVIIGMLRYCSEEVAELFRLPDYTYPVFGIALGVPNQQHAVKPRLPLEQVAFEEEYQEQDPSVVTAYDKVQADYAGARATDSWSERLAAQFGQPEQEETKKLLEKHKLL, encoded by the coding sequence ATGAATGAAACCATCCGTTTAATGAAATCTCATTTTTCTGTTCGCCGTTTTAAGGAAGAAGCCATCAAAGAAGCTGACCTCAAGGAAATTTTATCAGCTGGGCAGATGGCATCAAGTTGGAAAAACTTTCAGTCTTATTCTGTGATTGTGGTCAAAAGCAAGGAAAAGAAAGAAGCTCTTTACGACTTTCTTCCTCAAGAAGCGATTCGCCAATCAGCCGTCTTTCTCCTCTTTGTTGGGGATTTAAACCGCGCTGGAAAAGCTGTCAAACTTCATGAGCAGGATTTCCATCCTGAAGGGGTGGACAACTTACTGATCACCTCAGTGGATGCGGCTCTAGCAGCTCAAAATACGCTATTGGCAGCTGAAAGTCTCGGCTATGGTGGAGTGATTATCGGCATGTTGCGCTACTGTTCAGAAGAAGTCGCAGAACTCTTCCGTCTGCCAGACTATACCTATCCTGTTTTTGGGATTGCTCTCGGAGTACCTAATCAGCAGCATGCAGTGAAACCACGTTTGCCATTGGAGCAGGTTGCTTTTGAAGAAGAATACCAAGAACAAGACCCATCAGTTGTGACTGCCTATGACAAGGTTCAGGCAGATTATGCTGGAGCGCGTGCAACAGACAGCTGGAGCGAGCGCCTTGCAGCTCAATTTGGTCAACCTGAACAAGAAGAGACCAAAAAACTACTAGAAAAACACAAACTATTATGA
- a CDS encoding DEAD/DEAH box helicase: protein MAKLIPGKVRSQGSLLYEAGKVSLQEVKEKYLYFRVEEESLRYSLDDDAVFCSCAFFQKKKFCTHLAAVEAFLKNDDSGKAALTSLEEDATATEETQEKVSFGSLFLDQVLPKIEKKATRYVLSAVGQEDEYSGQFLWTLRIRRLPDERSYVIRDVLAFLQTLQKEGHFAIGKSYYEPISYLEFDGPSQDVINFLQGLVTDSGSKEQDFFPNAGRHLYFPPTLFEEAVELLMNLDSFLLQYSMYDFSEVYFQDVHGEEDLFHFQVEDHGDFYELIITEPQVKVVESAVYLFRNGVFYHLTPQQRTLWKAIQDLPMDQDRKKRLHFDPTDQTKLSYSLKEFKKLGQITAPTSFLIHDFTPEFHFDLAQDQTVLLDVVFQYQDRVVTTREELLNLPYSSDFDKEQEVFSTMLAAGFTDDFSSQRSPLSSEQIYPFFHQQIPAFEALGEVTLSDSLLDLYQVERPKIDVKTNGSLLEIGFDFESVDPAEVDQVLKALVGQKDYFVSHTGKVLVFDEETKKISRALADLRAKMSKGGKLQARRIAAYQLSDLLADQDNVHFSEEFRILAHDLTHPEDFQLPQMTIQATLRDYQEIGVKWFSMLNHYGFGGILADDMGLGKTLQTISFLTSVAKKETKILILAPSSLIYNWKQEFSKFAPQMEVAVVYGLKQHRDELIATNPQVVITSYASFRQDVEEYQKNQYEYLILDEAQVMKNAQTKIAQHLRGFEVPHVFALSGTPIENHVGELWSIFQIVLPGLFPAKKEFQKLSPETIARFVKPFVMRRKKDEVLQELPDLIETIYHNELDESQKTIYLAQLKQIQDRVRTSSEEELNRSKVEILSGLMRLRQICDTPALFMEDYQGDSGKLESLRDLLGQIKDGEHRVLIFSQFRGMLDILEQEIDQLGMTSFKITGSTPAKDRQEMTNAFNAGERNAFLISLKAGGVGLNLTGADTVILVDLWWNPAVEDQAIGRAHRMGQEQNVEVYRMITRGTIEEKIQELQASKRHLVSTILDGTETRSSLSVEEIREILGIPSE, encoded by the coding sequence ATGGCAAAATTAATTCCTGGGAAGGTTCGTTCACAAGGGAGCCTTCTCTATGAAGCTGGGAAAGTTTCCCTTCAGGAAGTAAAAGAAAAATACCTGTATTTTCGGGTGGAAGAAGAAAGCTTGCGGTACAGTTTGGATGACGATGCTGTTTTTTGTAGCTGTGCTTTCTTTCAAAAGAAAAAATTCTGTACACATCTAGCAGCTGTGGAAGCTTTTTTGAAGAATGATGACAGTGGGAAAGCAGCTCTTACAAGCCTTGAAGAAGACGCCACGGCGACTGAAGAAACGCAGGAGAAGGTCTCTTTTGGAAGTTTGTTTTTAGACCAGGTCCTTCCAAAAATCGAAAAGAAAGCAACACGCTATGTCTTATCAGCAGTCGGGCAGGAGGATGAATACTCTGGTCAATTCTTATGGACTCTTCGCATTCGTCGCTTGCCAGACGAGCGTTCTTATGTGATCAGAGATGTGCTAGCTTTTTTGCAGACCCTTCAGAAAGAAGGCCACTTTGCAATTGGCAAAAGTTACTATGAACCCATTTCTTACTTAGAATTTGATGGGCCTAGTCAGGATGTGATCAATTTCCTACAAGGCTTGGTCACAGATAGTGGCTCGAAAGAGCAAGATTTCTTTCCCAATGCTGGGCGCCATCTTTATTTTCCACCGACTCTCTTTGAAGAAGCTGTAGAATTACTAATGAATTTGGATTCCTTCCTCTTGCAATACAGCATGTATGATTTTTCTGAAGTCTATTTTCAGGATGTCCATGGGGAGGAAGATCTCTTTCATTTTCAGGTGGAAGACCATGGTGATTTTTACGAATTGATCATTACTGAGCCACAAGTGAAGGTTGTCGAGTCTGCTGTTTACCTGTTTCGAAATGGTGTCTTCTATCACCTGACGCCCCAACAGCGAACCCTATGGAAGGCGATTCAAGACTTACCAATGGATCAGGATCGCAAAAAACGACTGCATTTTGATCCAACGGATCAAACAAAGCTTTCCTATAGTTTAAAAGAGTTCAAAAAACTGGGGCAAATAACAGCTCCGACCAGCTTTTTAATCCACGATTTCACTCCAGAATTTCATTTTGATCTAGCACAGGACCAGACTGTTTTACTGGATGTTGTCTTTCAATACCAGGATCGTGTGGTGACCACGCGTGAGGAACTCCTTAATCTTCCTTATTCCAGTGATTTCGATAAGGAGCAAGAAGTCTTTTCAACCATGCTAGCAGCAGGTTTTACAGACGACTTTTCTTCCCAAAGAAGTCCGTTATCAAGTGAGCAAATCTATCCGTTCTTTCACCAACAGATCCCGGCTTTTGAAGCCTTAGGAGAGGTTACCCTCTCTGATAGCCTTTTAGATCTTTATCAAGTGGAGCGTCCAAAAATTGATGTTAAAACCAATGGCAGTCTACTGGAGATCGGTTTTGACTTTGAAAGTGTGGATCCAGCCGAAGTGGACCAGGTCCTCAAAGCTCTAGTAGGGCAAAAAGACTATTTTGTCAGCCATACAGGTAAAGTTCTTGTCTTTGATGAAGAAACCAAGAAAATCAGTCGAGCCCTAGCAGATCTGCGGGCGAAAATGAGCAAGGGTGGGAAACTACAAGCCCGCCGGATTGCCGCTTATCAGCTATCTGATTTGTTGGCAGATCAAGACAATGTTCATTTTTCAGAAGAATTTCGAATTTTAGCTCATGATTTGACTCATCCAGAAGACTTCCAACTCCCTCAGATGACAATCCAAGCGACCCTAAGGGATTACCAAGAAATAGGGGTCAAATGGTTCTCCATGTTAAATCATTATGGTTTTGGTGGTATTTTAGCGGATGATATGGGGCTTGGGAAAACCCTGCAGACTATTTCCTTCTTGACCAGTGTTGCAAAAAAAGAAACTAAAATCTTGATTCTAGCTCCATCTAGTCTCATCTACAATTGGAAACAAGAATTTTCAAAATTCGCTCCTCAGATGGAGGTGGCGGTCGTCTATGGTCTCAAGCAGCACCGAGATGAACTCATCGCAACCAATCCACAGGTAGTTATCACTAGTTACGCGTCTTTCCGTCAAGATGTGGAGGAATACCAGAAGAATCAGTATGAGTACTTGATTCTAGATGAAGCCCAGGTCATGAAAAATGCCCAAACCAAGATTGCCCAACACTTACGTGGCTTTGAGGTTCCGCATGTGTTTGCCTTATCTGGGACACCGATTGAAAATCATGTGGGAGAACTCTGGTCTATTTTCCAAATTGTCCTTCCAGGGCTCTTCCCAGCTAAAAAAGAATTTCAAAAGTTGAGTCCTGAGACTATTGCGCGATTTGTCAAACCTTTCGTCATGAGACGGAAAAAAGATGAAGTGCTCCAAGAATTACCGGACTTGATTGAAACAATCTACCACAATGAATTGGATGAAAGTCAAAAAACGATCTATTTGGCTCAATTAAAACAAATTCAAGATCGGGTTCGAACCTCTAGTGAGGAAGAACTAAATCGGAGCAAGGTGGAAATTCTCTCTGGTCTCATGCGCCTTCGCCAAATCTGTGATACCCCCGCCCTCTTTATGGAAGACTATCAAGGAGATAGTGGGAAATTGGAGAGCCTTCGAGATCTTTTGGGTCAAATCAAGGATGGCGAACACCGGGTTTTGATCTTCTCTCAATTTAGAGGCATGCTGGATATCCTAGAGCAGGAAATTGACCAGCTTGGCATGACCTCCTTCAAAATCACGGGATCCACTCCGGCCAAAGATCGTCAAGAAATGACCAATGCCTTTAATGCAGGTGAGCGTAATGCTTTTCTCATTTCTTTGAAGGCTGGAGGAGTCGGTTTGAACCTCACGGGAGCCGATACCGTCATCCTAGTCGATTTGTGGTGGAATCCTGCAGTGGAAGACCAGGCTATTGGACGTGCCCATCGAATGGGACAGGAACAAAATGTTGAAGTTTACCGTATGATTACTCGTGGCACGATTGAAGAAAAAATCCAGGAACTTCAAGCATCTAAAAGACACTTGGTCTCAACAATTTTAGATGGAACGGAAACACGGTCCAGCTTATCTGTTGAGGAAATTCGTGAGATTCTTGGAATTCCGTCAGAATAG
- the nrdR gene encoding transcriptional regulator NrdR, with protein MRCPKCGGSKSSVVDSRQAEDGNTIRRRRECEECHYRFTTYERVEERTLVVVKKDGTREQFSRDKIFNGIIRSAQKRPVSSDEIEEIVNRIEQKVRSQSDNEINSEYIGSLVMDELADLDEITYVRFASVYRSFKDVGELETLLKQITKGTKKKKEK; from the coding sequence ATGCGTTGTCCAAAATGTGGTGGAAGTAAGTCTAGTGTGGTGGATAGTCGACAAGCTGAAGATGGGAATACCATCCGTCGTCGCAGGGAATGCGAAGAGTGCCATTATCGCTTTACTACCTACGAACGAGTGGAAGAGCGGACTCTAGTGGTCGTCAAAAAGGATGGGACACGCGAGCAATTTTCTCGTGATAAAATCTTTAATGGTATTATCCGCTCAGCTCAAAAACGGCCTGTTTCTAGTGACGAAATCGAAGAAATTGTAAACCGGATCGAGCAAAAGGTTCGCAGCCAAAGTGATAATGAAATCAACAGTGAATATATTGGTTCGTTGGTCATGGATGAGTTAGCAGATCTAGATGAGATCACCTATGTCCGTTTTGCTAGTGTTTACCGGAGTTTCAAGGATGTCGGTGAGTTAGAGACCCTCTTGAAACAAATTACGAAGGGAACCAAGAAGAAAAAGGAAAAATAG